Sequence from the Populus nigra chromosome 17, ddPopNigr1.1, whole genome shotgun sequence genome:
CTTACCATTTGAAAACTTGATTCCAAGCAGATGCATCCAAACATCCAGAATTGCTTGGAAAGATGATCGATATGCTTCAAGATGGTGAAGATTTTGTATGTGCAATTTGCGGTTGTCCACCAACTGATGCTGTAATCACGAAATGTTTGCATATTTTTTGCAAAAGATGCATTTGGTACTACCTCCCACGTAAAGAATTCGAGAAAGGCTGCCCAAGTTGTGGAGAACCTATTTCTAAGTCTGGCCTGTTCTCAGCCCCTCCAGAATCTTCCAAtcctgaaaacactaaaaaaacatcaagaacAACTCCTTCCAAGGTCTCAGCTCTCATAGAACTCTTGAAGGAATCTAGTGTTGTGAACTCAAGCAGTAAATCAGTAGTTTTTTCACTGTTCGATAAGATGTTGGTATTACTGGAAAAGCCGCTGAAAGATGCTGGCTTCAATACGTTGCGGTTGGATGCATCAACGGATGAAAGAGGACAAGCCGAAATAATCAAGGAATTTGGATCTGCAAGACCAGGCACGGTTCTTCTTGCCAGTCTCAAGACTTCAGTATTCGGCATAAACCTCACAGCTGCTTCCAAAGTCTACCTGTTGGAGCCATGGTGGAACACAGCTGATGAGGAACGGGCAATAAACTGTGTTCACCGATATGGACAGAAGGAGAATGTAAGAATTGTTAGATTAATTGCTCAAAATAGCATTGAAGAAAGGATATTGGAgatgaaagaaaggaagaaactgGCAAGTGAAGCTTTCAGAAGGCAAGGACAGAAGGAACGACGTGAGGTAAGCATAGATGATCTCTGTAGCCTCTTATCCTTCTGGACCTGATCAAACAAGGTATATACAACTTAAAGTGCCGAATTATCCAAGGCCTGAACAATCCGAAATATCCTATGTAAGAAATTGGCTTGGATCATGGCTTTATTCACTAAGAATATTTCTACAGTCTAAAAGCAGACTTCAGTCTAGCTTGAATGGATATCATCTCCTAGCCGAACTAGATGCAACGTAAGATCACATACTGGAACAAATCTGAATTTGTCAAATTAATTAGTTGGAGTTAGTTTGTTCCTTGCAATTTGTGCACGGTTTGTCGCCTATTTCATTGGTATTCAAATGCTGATGGAAATGTTGACGGAAAGAAAATCTCCGAAGACATATTTTTTGGTCGACGACGTGTTTCTATTGGCAGATCTGTCGGCAATTAAAATACGGAAGGAATATTTTACTTTTCTGGTAGTGATATTAAAcctaattatttcaaaaaagaatCTATTTATGACTTTATGTTTATGGATTGAAGACTATTACAAAAACTATTTGGGAATGGAAACAGAAAGGGGTTgaacattttatattatttaaatttgatactcgtaactttaattgttttaaattgatataattacatttaattttatcaaataaaacattGACTAGGAATCCGATTTGTTTCTCAACACTCCGAGTGAGTAGCCGATACCAAGccaaccaaaacaaataacaaaaaacaatttcaaattaatctaATGTAAAAtgaccaaatcaaaaaaaataattaaaaaaaaaataaaaaataattaagaaaaaattatgactCAAGCCATAGACCTGATTAGGCCTAACAAGCTAGATTCGTTTAAATGTATGATAAGAAAAATGtatgataagaaaaatcaacaacaataaatggatcaaattaaaataaattggcGATCATGATAATCTGCAGGAAAAAAAACGCTtgccaaaaaaaatttgaagttcaACTCCTAGACAAACCAATGCTAAAAGACAAAATTAGGGAGGGGGGGATTGACCCAGAAAAAAGACCTAATTTAACCCGAGTTATTAGTATGTTAAAACAACAATCTAAATCGTGAGGCCAGTATAACCCTCAcagaaaactaataaaaaaattataatactcAATTCCTAACAATCCAAACATAAAAGGATcagaattg
This genomic interval carries:
- the LOC133676647 gene encoding putative SWI/SNF-related matrix-associated actin-dependent regulator of chromatin subfamily A member 3-like 1 gives rise to the protein MATISLRRIKDKLLIGLPSKTVETVSLQLSGEERELYDRMESSSKDFVDYFIFADRLRSRYSFVHFLVLRLRKLCDDSALCSLDLTSLLPSDNIRDASKHPELLGKMIDMLQDGEDFVCAICGCPPTDAVITKCLHIFCKRCIWYYLPRKEFEKGCPSCGEPISKSGLFSAPPESSNPENTKKTSRTTPSKVSALIELLKESSVVNSSSKSVVFSLFDKMLVLLEKPLKDAGFNTLRLDASTDERGQAEIIKEFGSARPGTVLLASLKTSVFGINLTAASKVYLLEPWWNTADEERAINCVHRYGQKENVRIVRLIAQNSIEERILEMKERKKLASEAFRRQGQKERREVSIDDLCSLLSFWT